The following coding sequences are from one Cystobacter fuscus DSM 2262 window:
- a CDS encoding serine/threonine-protein kinase — protein sequence MTSPTTHAPPLLSREPGGHLFDGAEYRYTFVAPLLDDEESNPVAIARRTPLVRGGKADLVLLKQVVLPPEGQRRQRAAEELRLATRLHHPNIARVFDVEEYRNEPYVVMEYTQGLFLETALETAQLLGRELSLAFCAYTAAEVADALQAAWTCEDEDGGPLHIVHRAVCPMNIRLDFQGGVKLTDWGLAHARLLGRLKTGSKVLRAVLDYAAPEVMSRQPLDGRADLYSLGMVLLEMVSGQYPLDPSDVNLPPVESTDVLLYNARMRAERTAWASAGELAARIRRFGPEDVERVLGRVPASLKRILHKALHALPQDRYPSAGAMRDELRAWLRAQDKSFGPEQAARELGQLMRDKPLPEDTGAFPAEKGVLLTPEEQATVGRRNARREKR from the coding sequence ATGACCTCACCGACCACCCACGCCCCGCCCCTCCTCTCCAGGGAGCCCGGTGGGCATCTCTTCGATGGAGCGGAGTACCGGTACACGTTCGTGGCCCCCTTGCTGGACGATGAAGAATCCAACCCCGTGGCCATCGCACGGCGCACGCCCCTGGTGCGCGGCGGCAAGGCGGATCTCGTCCTGCTCAAGCAGGTGGTGTTGCCGCCCGAGGGCCAACGCCGCCAGCGCGCCGCAGAGGAACTGCGCCTGGCCACTCGGCTGCACCATCCGAACATCGCCCGGGTGTTCGACGTGGAGGAGTACCGGAACGAGCCCTACGTGGTGATGGAGTACACCCAGGGCCTCTTCCTGGAGACGGCGCTGGAGACGGCGCAGCTGCTGGGGCGCGAGCTGTCGCTGGCCTTCTGCGCGTACACGGCCGCCGAGGTGGCCGATGCGCTCCAAGCCGCCTGGACATGCGAGGACGAGGACGGCGGTCCCCTGCACATCGTCCACCGTGCGGTCTGCCCCATGAACATCCGGCTGGACTTCCAGGGAGGCGTGAAGCTCACCGACTGGGGTCTGGCCCACGCGCGCCTGCTGGGACGGCTGAAGACGGGCTCCAAGGTGCTGCGCGCGGTGCTCGACTATGCCGCGCCGGAGGTGATGAGCCGCCAGCCGCTCGATGGGCGCGCGGACCTGTACTCGCTGGGCATGGTGCTACTGGAAATGGTGTCGGGCCAGTACCCGCTCGACCCCTCGGACGTGAACCTGCCCCCGGTGGAGTCCACGGACGTGCTCCTGTACAACGCCCGGATGCGTGCCGAGCGCACGGCGTGGGCGAGTGCCGGAGAGCTGGCGGCGCGCATCCGGCGCTTCGGGCCCGAGGACGTGGAGCGAGTGCTGGGACGAGTGCCCGCGTCGCTCAAGCGCATCTTGCACAAGGCCCTGCACGCCCTGCCCCAGGATCGCTACCCGAGCGCGGGAGCGATGCGCGACGAACTGCGCGCCTGGCTCCGGGCCCAGGACAAGAGCTTTGGCCCCGAGCAGGCCGCGCGGGAACTCGGCCAGCTGATGCGGGACAAGCCGCTACCCGAGGACACGGGGGCGTTCCCGGCCGAGAAGGGCGTGTTGCTCACACCCGAGGAGCAGGCCACGGTGGGACGGAGGAACGCGCGAAGGGAGAAGCGGTGA